Proteins from a genomic interval of Burkholderia cepacia GG4:
- the metK gene encoding methionine adenosyltransferase, translating into MANDYLFTSESVSEGHPDKVADQISDAILDAILEQDKYSRVAAETLCNTGLVVLAGEITTTANIDYIQIARDTIKRIGYDNTEYGIDYKGCAVLVAYDKQSPDIAQGVDRAHDDNLDQGAGDQGLMFGYACDETPELMPLPIHLSHRLVERQASLRRDGRLPWLRPDAKSQVTIRYVDGRPDSIDTVVLSTQHAPDIELPALREAVIEEIIKPTLPADLIKGDIKFLVNPTGRFVIGGPQGDCGLTGRKIIVDTYGGAAPHGGGAFSGKDPSKVDRSAAYAGRYVAKNIVAAGLASRALIQVSYAIGVAEPTSVMVNTFGTGRVSDALITKLVREHFDLRPKGIIKMLDLLRPIYEKTAAYGHFGREEPEFSWEATDKALALAEAAGVEPTARVA; encoded by the coding sequence GTGGCAAACGATTATCTCTTCACGTCCGAATCCGTCTCCGAAGGCCATCCGGACAAGGTCGCGGACCAAATCTCGGACGCGATTCTCGACGCCATCCTCGAGCAGGACAAATATTCCCGCGTCGCAGCCGAAACGCTGTGCAACACGGGTCTCGTCGTTCTGGCCGGTGAAATCACCACGACGGCCAACATCGATTACATCCAGATCGCGCGCGACACCATCAAGCGCATCGGCTACGACAACACCGAGTACGGTATCGACTACAAGGGTTGCGCGGTGCTCGTCGCGTACGACAAGCAGTCGCCGGACATCGCGCAGGGTGTCGATCGCGCACATGACGACAACCTCGATCAAGGCGCGGGCGACCAGGGCCTGATGTTCGGTTACGCGTGCGACGAAACGCCCGAACTGATGCCGCTGCCGATCCACCTGTCGCACCGCCTCGTCGAGCGCCAGGCCAGCCTGCGCCGTGACGGCCGCCTGCCGTGGCTGCGCCCGGACGCGAAGTCGCAGGTGACGATCCGCTACGTCGATGGCCGCCCCGATTCGATCGACACCGTCGTGCTGTCCACGCAGCACGCACCGGACATCGAACTGCCGGCACTGCGCGAAGCCGTGATCGAGGAAATCATCAAGCCGACGCTGCCGGCCGACCTGATCAAGGGCGACATCAAGTTCCTCGTGAACCCGACCGGCCGGTTCGTGATCGGCGGCCCGCAGGGCGACTGCGGCCTGACCGGCCGCAAGATCATCGTCGACACCTACGGCGGTGCCGCACCGCACGGCGGCGGCGCGTTCTCGGGCAAGGATCCGTCGAAGGTCGACCGTTCGGCAGCCTATGCCGGCCGCTACGTCGCGAAGAACATCGTCGCCGCGGGCCTCGCATCGCGCGCGCTGATCCAGGTGTCGTACGCGATCGGCGTCGCCGAGCCGACCTCGGTGATGGTCAACACGTTCGGCACGGGCCGCGTGTCGGATGCGCTGATCACGAAGCTCGTGCGCGAGCATTTCGACCTGCGTCCGAAGGGCATCATCAAGATGCTCGACCTGCTGCGCCCGATCTACGAGAAGACGGCAGCTTACGGCCACTTCGGCCGCGAAGAGCCGGAATTCTCGTGGGAAGCAACCGACAAGGCACTCGCACTGGCCGAAGCGGCCGGCGTGGAGCCGACGGCACGCGTCGCGTAA
- a CDS encoding phytanoyl-CoA dioxygenase family protein codes for MSSPLQSESIRAQVAELRERGFVVARGLVGEAQCAALKQIAERQLQEAAEPIEFEADLRYPGAPESKHAPGGHTVRRLLDAYTRDPAFAERAIAPEIGVWMREYFGEQPVLSRTHHNCMMTKHPAYGSLTGWHRDFRYWSFERADMVSVWLALGPETNENGALWLVPGSHTAEFGPEAFDDAKFFRSDLPENRKMIDAATCPPLQAGDVVFFHCNTLHSAGQNRSDQVKFSLVYTYHGLSNRPVPGTRSATKPEVQF; via the coding sequence ATGTCGTCTCCATTGCAGTCGGAATCGATCCGCGCGCAAGTCGCGGAATTGCGCGAACGCGGCTTCGTCGTCGCGCGCGGCCTCGTCGGCGAAGCGCAGTGCGCGGCGCTCAAGCAGATCGCGGAGCGCCAGTTGCAGGAAGCGGCGGAGCCGATCGAGTTCGAGGCGGACCTGCGCTACCCGGGCGCGCCCGAGTCGAAGCATGCGCCGGGCGGGCATACGGTGCGGCGATTGCTCGACGCATACACGCGTGATCCGGCGTTCGCCGAACGCGCGATCGCGCCGGAAATCGGCGTGTGGATGCGCGAGTACTTCGGCGAGCAGCCGGTGCTGTCGCGCACGCATCACAACTGCATGATGACGAAGCACCCTGCGTACGGCAGCCTCACGGGCTGGCATCGTGATTTCCGTTACTGGTCGTTCGAGCGCGCGGACATGGTGTCGGTGTGGCTCGCGCTCGGGCCGGAAACGAACGAAAACGGTGCGCTCTGGCTGGTGCCGGGTTCGCATACGGCCGAATTCGGGCCGGAGGCGTTTGACGACGCGAAGTTCTTCCGCAGCGACCTGCCGGAAAACCGCAAGATGATCGACGCGGCAACCTGCCCGCCGCTCCAGGCGGGCGACGTCGTGTTCTTCCACTGCAACACGCTGCATTCGGCGGGGCAGAACCGTTCCGACCAGGTGAAGTTCTCGCTCGTGTACACGTATCACGGCCTGAGCAACCGGCCGGTGCCGGGCACGCGTTCGGCGACCAAGCCGGAAGTGCAGTTCTAG
- a CDS encoding DUF3185 family protein yields MSRVISVALLVVGVVLLYFGGQSFHSINDNVSRFFTGSPATKTILLIAGGAVALLIGLTGLAMPSNKR; encoded by the coding sequence ATGTCCCGGGTCATCTCGGTTGCGCTGCTCGTCGTCGGCGTCGTGCTGCTGTATTTCGGCGGACAGTCGTTTCATTCGATCAACGACAACGTGTCGCGCTTCTTCACCGGTTCGCCCGCCACGAAGACGATCCTGCTGATCGCGGGCGGCGCCGTCGCATTGCTGATCGGCCTGACCGGCCTCGCGATGCCGTCCAACAAGCGCTGA